The sequence taaatttaattatattttttttatgaatttgataATCTAGTCAGTGAATTTCATATCTATTTTTAATGTTTGGATGGATTTTAAACCCACACATTTGTTATTTTTGCAGATGTAACGATAATTGTTTGGATGAATTTCAGGTCCACACAATTGTCAATTTATGTAAATGTAATGATAATTGTTATTAGTTCGAAAAATCTCAAGATAGAtatcatttcaaattcatttttttttaaatatttttctaaaacaccTTAAGTTGGAcatcatttcaaatttatttttcaaaccaaaaaaaaaaatctcttaaTTCAAGCACAAGCTAAGTGTATTTATGGGTTTATGTATACTTAATTCTCAgcataaaatttatgaaatataaaacatcaattatttcaaatatacatCATAACTACTTaatcaatcaattttttaatatatttaaagtaTTCAACACTTGccttataataatatataaaataatgcaTGTTGCCATTAAAATATTCAACACCTTGTTCTATTTAAATCTTCTCTCCATCTTTCCCTGAAACCTAGCCCCATTCATTTCCACTCTTTCATCGGCTCCTAATTGTTCACGTCTATTTTGAAACCAGGAGTGATTGAATCCATTCAATTTTCTTGTTACTCGTAGTTTCATCTTAATCTTCTTGTTTCATCTAGTTACCATATATCGTATTGGTTCTTGTTTTCGAATTAAAATTCTTGATGATCTTCTGTTAAAACCCTTTTAACCTCAAGATTTGAACGAAGAAAAAAAACAGTCAATAAAAGAAGGGATAACTGATCTTGTTACATCAGAAAATccctaaaaatattatgaatttttctATAGATTTCATAAAGGAGGAGTATGTTGGATCAAGTTCAAAACTATACTGGGATAACGAGGATCTCATCCCTCAGCCAATGGAGGCTTTACAAGAGACCGGTCCTCCACCATTTCTCAGCAAAACTTATGATTTCGTGGACGATCCAAGTACGAATAAAATCGTTTCGTGGAGTTGCGGTAACAATGGTTTCATTGTTTGGGATCCTCAAACATTTGCCACGAATCTTCTTCCAAAGTACTTCAAGCACAAAAATTTCTCCAGTTTTGTGAGGCAGCTTAATACTTATGTGAGTAATATTAATTCTAAGTTTTATCtctttctcaaaaatttgtttgaagattttattttattttattttaaaaaaatcttagcTCATCTCATTCAGTACAAGTTCGATCCATATATATCTAGTCTAGTATAAAGTTTTATGGGAAGATTTATTAAGTATATGTGAATTGAAGAACTGGAAACTTACTTGAAAAATCTTTTGGTACGCTTATGTGAACAACATTCTCTCTTTTTTGCAATTTATTTCataatgtatatttttttagtataagTTCGATCCATATCTAGGTAGAAAAGTTCGATTAAATATGTCAATGGATCCAAGTACGAAATTAATCGTTTTGTGGAGTCGAGGTAGCAATAGTTTCATTGTTCGGGATCCTCAAACATTTTCCATGAATCTTCTTCCAAAGTATTTCAAGCACAATAATTTCTCTAGTTTTGTGGGGGCAGCTTGACACTTACGTGAGCAATTGTCTCCCTTTTTCTCAATTTGTTTCATAATGGTTTTTTTCCGATAAAATAAATAGTAGtacctttaattaatttagtataATTTCGATCCACATCTaggtataaaatttttattatttatgtctGTGATATATCCTTCATATTTGCTCATGATTTTCTTGTTATAGTTGATATAAGAGTACTTATAACTAGTTGTGTAGATTGCATTGTGTTAGTTTAATTATTTGTGATTCTAGATGTTAAAAATCATTTCGATTTAATTGATGGAATTTGATTACTGaaaacatatataattattCCCATGTAATTTATATGAAGGAATTAATTCTTATTGTAAAGCttcttaattaaattttgtaaaatggatTTTTATGCAAAGAACCCGATGCTTAGAGTTTTCATCAAATTCTGCATTCTATActgaaaatttatgatttttgcaATATTCCACAAGATTTCTAGGCCTTCTCTATTATGAATATAAGAATATGAATAAATGTATTAATGTTCCAGGGCTTTAGGAAGGTTCATCCAGATAAGTGGGAGTTTGCAAATGAGGGGTTCTTAAGGGGACAAAGGCATCTTCTAAAAGACATTGTAAGGAGAAAGACTCAATATTCAAGTTCTCAAATGTTGATTAATCAAAGTCTAGGCTCGTGTGCGGAGGTGGGAAGTTCTGGATTTGATGAAGAAATTGATCGGTTGAGGCGTGACAAACAACTTCTAGCAACAGAATTAGTGAAACTTAGGCAGCAGCAACAAATCACTTTATCATGCCTTAGAACAATGGAACAAAGGCTAAGAGATACAGAAATGAAGCAAAAACAAACTATGAGTTTCTTGGAAAAAGCTATACAAAGCCCCACTTTCTTGCAACGAATATTGCGGCAAAAAGACGAGAAGAAAGAGCTTGATGAAGTAATAAGCAACGAAGGGAGAAGAAGAATAATAGACCATACCTCGAACAATGTTGGTCTTGAAGAACTAGTTTTTCAAGAGGGGGAATGTACTAATTTAGGCCAAGAAAGTATGGAATACGTATACAAAAATGACTTTGGAAGTGAACAATTTGGGGATGACAACTTATATGTTAAGCTAGAGCCACAAGAGTATGGTGAAATTACAAGATTTGGTGATTTGGAGCTTGAGAAATTGGCATTGAGTATGCAAAAAACCTCAAATGATTCCTCAAATGATTATGGAGgaaaaatatttggaaaaggGGCATTATAAGCCAGTGATGAAGGGTATTGGGAAGAATGGTTAAATGAAGGTACTGATGAAATTGGGACCTTTGGTACTGAGGAGCGCTCGTGTGCATGATTTGGCTGAGCAAATTGGGATTCTTGGGTTCAAACCTAATATAGACAacaaaagatttaatttatagCTTATGATTTTTTGGCTCATAAATGTAACATATTTGTGCATTGCACCTTTGGGTTCGACTATTTGCTAAAATTCGATAATACATTTATTTCTAATTGCGGTATTATGTTGGGGTTTTCTAATATATTATAGGATCTCACATGACCAAATGATTTTGGGTCCTTGTTGGATTAACCCTAAAAGCATTAATGCGTCGTCCCTCTATCTTAAGGAGGAATATTGTATCATGtctttttagtataaaaaaaagGATGTTTCAATTTCCCTCaggcctaatttaattatttaatacattaattttaacataataatcTTATCTATTGACCAACTTACGAGgggaaaattattatttttttccggAACTTGCacgtttttcatttttaatttgatgCATGTTGATTACGGTCTTAGTATATTAATTtgtagattttatttattttagttatttttatcaGAATACTGACGTGACGATGAAAATGATGAATTGTCATGAAAAATTGTCAATGTTGAGACATACATTGCTAACGTGTTCGATATTATGTCAACACtccgattaaaaaaataaaacaaaaacataaattattggACTTAGACCTTGAATTAATAGATAACATGGATAAATGTGCAatgtaaacatatatatatatatattaatttcccCAACTTATTAGTaagtttttcaaattttattttgtttgtatatttattcatatattttcattttgcgtAATTTAATTTAACTTGATTTTTTTGCTATGAATGCAGCTAGAGTACTTATTATTTTCCTATAATAACAATTGTGATTGATCATCATTAGAACtttgagatggtctcacgaatctttatttgtgagacatgtcaaccctatcgatattcacaataaaaagtaatgtttttaatataaaaagtaatacttttttcatggataacccaaataagata comes from Primulina huaijiensis isolate GDHJ02 chromosome 2, ASM1229523v2, whole genome shotgun sequence and encodes:
- the LOC140958724 gene encoding heat stress transcription factor A-6b-like yields the protein MNFSIDFIKEEYVGSSSKLYWDNEDLIPQPMEALQETGPPPFLSKTYDFVDDPSTNKIVSWSCGNNGFIVWDPQTFATNLLPKYFKHKNFSSFVRQLNTYGFRKVHPDKWEFANEGFLRGQRHLLKDIVRRKTQYSSSQMLINQSLGSCAEVGSSGFDEEIDRLRRDKQLLATELVKLRQQQQITLSCLRTMEQRLRDTEMKQKQTMSFLEKAIQSPTFLQRILRQKDEKKELDEVISNEGRRRIIDHTSNNVGLEELVFQEGECTNLGQESMEYVYKNDFGSEQFGDDNLYVKLEPQEYGEITRFGDLELEKLALSMQKTSNDSSNDYGGKIFGKGAL